In Heterodontus francisci isolate sHetFra1 chromosome 48, sHetFra1.hap1, whole genome shotgun sequence, a single window of DNA contains:
- the LOC137357473 gene encoding insulin receptor substrate 1-B-like — protein sequence MAQMVSFCAVRFYSYQQQHETRCTDWVSHQLEQASILLCPHCWELISCTSNFDGHMYSVKWLPCCHSVVTFKRELDQYLKGDKFAGLQGKEPEECGTNLIALSHWAERPPSVLYASVTHEQFHLYGKAYVENGDSNYTMGPGPAFKEVWQVNLRPRGLGQSRNMSGIYRLCLTDKTISLVKLNSDAAAVVLQLMNIRRCGHSENFFFVEVGRSAVTGPGEFWMQVDDSVVAQNMHETILEAMKAMSEEFRLRSKSQSSSSNPISVPSRRHHLANPPPSQVGFSARRSGATSPGQRNSFARAWTPSDGNGAASSFHPTSADEAPSSPSPGPPHRQGLTKAHPPLGHTRSTPDPTAYRLPCTASPASLSSSGHGSECACPPAPGSPCDRGFSSSSSIPSSSDGEEEYGSSPGSCGSFPLPSLDDHQHHCDYIAMGRPASARQEDSQRQRRLLRRACSRGEEEAERGLSKRAWLGKVTPRSSKGEGRVETWRALATPDPTERGRKEAVDNGYMAMLPGVVPGQGPGGDYMAMTPKGASAPQQIESPRAEDPRGGGYMLMSPSGSCSPDNWAQPGNSKSPVGSSDYMNMSPASRSASSTPPSSHRPHPTQPRREEAKLADSRPHCYHSLPRSYKQPASAASSGQLSCCSTSTSSSSDSLGETESGQTLLRTQTASRPERGGLSRPAGLYIDMAKASTLPRRRENPLPSEPQSPGEYVSIEFRGEPRALCTLPRSASCVGGLRRLPVAVSEYVNMGFGPAASFCGEAPVAPPQTQRRVCSPVSADCAETAYCPDTASLEGARDPANAPEPSPDSHWGARVIRADPQGRRRHCSETFLPPPPAPVPAVPFADHTRRRGSASFEGVWLKDDNASGAERETVEVPCTGMSRHMSIGFENGLNYIDLDLGTDSGCAEGTALQSRLYTQANGSAALNTYASIDFHKSEELRSHKSNKEDC from the exons ATGgctcaaatggtctccttctgtgctgtacgattctatagTTACCAACAACAACATGAAACAAGGTGCACAGACTGGGTGAGTCATCAATTGGAGCAGGCCAGTATCTTGCTTTGCCCACACTGTTGGGAGTTAATCTCCTGTACTTCGAACTTTGATGGTCATATGTACTCAGTAAAGTGGCTGCCTTGCTGTCATTcagtagtgactttcaaaagggaattggatcaatacttgaagggggataaatttgcagggctacagggaaaagagccagaggagtgtgggactaatttgatagctctttcacaCTGGGCCGagcggcctccttcggtgctgtatgcTTCTGTAACACATGAGCAATTTCATCTTTATG GTAAAGCTTATGTGGAAAACGGAGACTCCAACTACACCATGGGGCCCGGTCCGGCTTTCAAGGAAGTCTGGCAAGTCAACCTTCGCCCCCGGGGCCTGGGCCAATCACGGAACATGAGTGGCATTTACCGGCTATGCCTGACAGACAAGactatcagcctggtgaagctcaaCTCTGACGCAGCGGCTGTGGTGCTCCAGTTGATGAATATCAGGCGTTGTGGCCATTCAGAGAACTTCTTCTTTGTGGAGGTGGGCCGCTCAGCCGTCACTGGGCCCGGGGAGTTCTGGATGCAGGTTGATGACTCGGTGGTGGCCCAGAACATGCATGAGACCATCTTGGAGGCCATGAAGGCCATGAGCGAGGAGTTCCGTTTGAGGAGCAAGAGCCAGTCATCCAGCTCCAACCCCATCTCTGTGCCGTCGAGGCGGCACCACCTGGCCAACCCGCCGCCCAGCCAGGTGGGCTTCTCTGCCAGGAGGAGCGGTGCCACCTCGCCTGGTCAGCGCAACAGTTTTGCCAGGGCATGGACCCCCAGTGATGGCAATGGGGCTGCCTCCTCCTTCCAtcccacatctgctgatgaggcaCCATCCAGCCCCTCCCCTGGGCCACCCCACCGCCAGGGGCTGACCAAGGCTCACCCACCTCTGGGCCATACCAGGTCGACCCCTGACCCCACGGCCTACCGCTTGCCCTGCACTGCCAGCCCAGCCAGCCTATCCTCCAGTGGGCACGGCTCTGAATGCGCTTGCCCGCCAGCCCCCGGCTCGCCCTGTGACCGCggattctcctcctcctcttctatcCCTTCTTCGTCTGATGGTGAGGAGGAGTATGGTTCCAGCCCTGGCTCCTGTGGCAGCTTCCCACTGCCCTCCCTAGATGATCACCAGCACCACTGTGACTACATTGCCATGGGCAGGCCGGCCTCGGCAAGGCAGGAAGATTCGCAGCGTCAGCGCCGGCTGCTCAGGCGGGCATGCAGCCGGGGCGAGGAGGAGGCGGAGCGTGGCCTGAGTAAGCGCGCCTGGCTGGGCAAGGTGACACCCCGCAGCAGCAAGGGAGAGGGCCGGGTGGAGACGTGGCGGGCCCTGGCGACCCCTGACCCTACTGAGAGAGGGCGGAAGGAGGCAGTGGACAATGGCTACATGGCCATGCTGCCTGGAGTGGTCCCAGGCCAGGGCCCGGGAGGCGACTACATGGCCATGACCCCCAAGGGCGCCTCGGCCCCCCAGCAGATCGAGAGTCCACGGGCTGAGGACCCCCGGGGAGGCGGTTACATGCTCATGTCACCTAGTGGGAGCTGCTCGCCTGACAACTGGGCCCAGCCAGGCAACTCCAAGTCGCCGGTGGGGAGCAGCGACTACATGAACATGTCGCCTGCCAGCCGCTCGGCCTCTAGCACGCCCCCTTCTAGCCATCGTCCGCATCCCACCCAGCCCCGCAGGGAGGAGGCCAAGCTGGCTGACTCCCGCCCCCACTGCTACCACTCGCTGCCCCGCTCCTACAAGCAGCCGGCCTCTGCTGCCTCTTCGGGTCAGCTCTCTTGCTGCTCCacctccaccagcagcagcagcgacAGCCTGGGGGAAACTGAAAGTGGCCAGACTCTCTTAAGGACCCAGACCGCCTCCAGACCAGAAAGAGGGGGGTTGTCCCGCCCAGCTGGGCTCTACATTGACATGGCGAAGGCCAGCACCCTGCCACGGAGGCGGGAGAACCCACTGCCATCAGAGCCTCAGAGTCCTGGGGAGTACGTCAGCATCGAGTTCAGGGGTGAGCCACGGGCCCTTTGCACGCTGCCCAGGTCCGCCTCCTGTGTGGGCGGACTCCGGCGTCTGCCCGTGGCAGTTTCCGAATACGTCAACATGGGCTTTGGCCCAGCCGCAAGCTTCTGTGGCGAGGCACCGGTAGCTCCACCCCAGACCCAGCGGAGAgtgtgcagccctgtctctgctgACTGCGCCGAGACAGCCTACTGCCCAGATACAGCCTCACTTGAGGGTGCCCGTGACCCTGCCAATGCACCAGAGCCAAGCCCTGATTCCCACTGGGGTGCACGGGTGATCCGTGCCGACCCCCAGGGGCGCCGCCGCCACTGCTCTGAGACCTTCCTGCCCCCGCCACCTGCCCCCGTGCCTGCTGTGCCCTTTGCCGACCACACAAGGCGCCGCGGCTCAGCTTCTTTTGAGGGCGTCTGGCTGAAAGATGACAATGCCAGCGGTGCAGAAAGGGAAACTGTGGAGGTGCCATGCACTGGAATGTCGCGGCACATGTCGATTGGCTTCGAGAATGGCCTGAACTACATTGATTTGGATCTGGGCACGGACAGTGGCTGTGCAGAAGGGACGGCTTTGCAGTCAAGACTTTACACCCAAGCGAACGGGAGCGCCGCCTTGAACACTTACGCCAGCATTGAC